From the genome of Calliopsis andreniformis isolate RMS-2024a unplaced genomic scaffold, iyCalAndr_principal scaffold0022, whole genome shotgun sequence:
CATTGACCCGCTGCTGTGTTTCGTCGCGGCTCGACATGCTCCTGCGAATGGGCCCCTTCCTACAGGTGTACGAGCTGCGTCCGCCTGTAAACAAATCCGCTTCTAACGGGCCACGAAACGATAGTGCTCTCTCTGGAGTATAGGGGTCAACGTGCCTCCTTACGTAATCGACGATTTTGGTTGGCCCGCTTGCGGTACCGAATTCACTGGGCCCGCGAGAACAGGCGGCGAGAAAGTCCCGAAGAAATGGAATTTTCTAGAGACGACTGGCCACGTCTGGAATACGGTGCCATTGAACTCTTGGCTGACTGTGATTGTCTTTTATTGTGGATACTAATGGAGTAGTATTTTAGGGAATATTCGAATACCTAAGATACTTGGATTGGCACTCTTAAGAAGGGAATAAGTTTGGTGCATGGTACCATTGAATTCTTGGCTCACTGTGATTGTCTTTTATCGTGAATGGCGATGGACCACTATTTTCAGGAATACTCTAACCTCTAGTCACACAGAATCGGTATTCTTAACAAGGGAATAAGTCCAAAGACCCTATAAGAGTTTCAAGAAGGAAATAAAGAAAGTTCCACATGACGATTTTTGGGCCCCTGGAGACTTCTTTTCCTATCACAATTCCAGTTCCCACTTTTCCATCTTTATTCCCTCCTTCACCCTACCGATTCAATTAAAGATCCTTTTTAACATGAAGTAACGAGCTCACAGTCTATCGAGTGACGCGTGCGTTAACGAGGCATCATCCCAACGAGAGGATGACGCCACAGGGTATTACGCCTTTTTGGCCAGTCATCGCACAACGAATCCCACAAGCGAGCACTCGCTCCAAAGAAGCTTAACTCCCGTGGAAAGCCGCGTTTCAATCTCTTTAACCAGCCCTGGTCCTCGTTCCTTGATTAACGTCGTCCCGCTGGTCTCAGGCCTGCTCGAAATCGCGGGGCTTGCGGTTTTCTCGCTGCGTTTGCGAGACGTCGGCCGAATGAACCGAGGATGGGAAGGAACGGTGCATCTGCAGGTGGATGTCTGGAGGTTCCATGCCAGACGGATTCGCCTGGAGAGGATCGCGCGGTGCATTCTCGTGGTCGGGCGCGCGCACGGGCTTAGTTGGGAACGAGGAAGACCTAGTTCGAAGGTAGAACGCTCGCAACGGCACTAGGTCACGCATCGCAGTTCCTGAACGCCAGAGCGAGCGTTCCTCGTCTACGTGAGCGCGTGCATGTGCTGGTGCATGTGCATCGGGCCCCGGGACGCGGCACGCATACGAGATCGAGAGAGCAGACGATGGCGGACCCGCGACGTACACTAGGAATTTTCGTGTCTAGTTCTAGAAGCTTCTACGACCTTTTTTTACTTCTAATCTTTAGATTATTTCGGCCTCTCTATGATAGAGGCAGCTTTGAAGTTTCTGTGGTTCAAAGTTAAATTTCGATTGAAATTCATGCTGGAAgcttttacaatttttttcttctaATCTTTTAATTATGTCGATCTTTGTATGGTAGGAGCAGCTTTGAGGTTCCACTGATTGAAAgttaaatttcaattaaaatttaGAGACAAAATGTGGGTTAGGATTTTTTCAGTTCTACTGTCCTCTTTTCTATATTTTATGGCGAAATCTGTGGAGCAAGAGTGTAAATTACTGTGCCCTTCTTATTATTTTCTCATTCAATTTCTCTCAATAATAAGATATATAGCAGTAGTGTCTAAAATTCGACgggaatgtgtctgactagagaCTTACTCTACTGCGCGGTGTATTATCCAGGCACagcgaattcagtagaataagtcccgagtcagacacacttccccCATATTCTAAGCATTTTCTCTGAAATCCTGAAGCACAATTTTCctcaaaattttcatttttgacTTATTTCCGCATATAACATCCCTTAAAACTTGTGATACCTcttgtcgaacaccctgcacATAAAAATATGCCCTACTTTAGAATCTTTTAATTATACTTATCTATCGCCCTCCCCTACTGTCTTTTTTCATCTTTTAAAGAAATCTGTAGTGTCGGTGTGATTTTATGCTCTCAACATCTCACGACTGCTAATTAACTTACAAGTATGTTACCTCTACATCTAGAAGTATCTAGATGCAGAGGAAGTCGATCATGAATCGTCGTTTGCGTTAGAAAGTTCCCCCGATAAACGAGCACGTTCCATGGTCCGACGATCTGCATCCAGCTTCTGTACGTCGGACGCGATAACGATAACGGTTCCCGGGGCAGTCGCGTCCATTCATGTCGAACGTTCTCGTAGGGCTTTCACCCTTTTCCCTCCTCTGTCGTCCAACGCTCGGTCGGCGCTCGTCGGCGATCGGCACGAGGATTAACGGTAACGCGGCGTCATTTCGTCCTGATTGCGTTTAGGGAACTTTTCCGCTCGCTGTCAACGAAAGTACCGTGGCTCTGTGCAGGGGCGAGCGAGAGAGTGAATTTCGTCACACGAACCCGGACGAAATTTACATCCGAAAGATGTACTGTTAAACGAGCGCGGTCGAAGCGAAGGTGAAACGAGTGGGCCGTTCCCAGAGTTCAATGGAGTTCAATCGAACCAGCTGCGCTCGTTTTCCACCGAGGAAATGGCTGTCGAGGAAAATTCTGCGCCACGAAATTGCTCGCTTTTCGAGGCATTGGTCTCCTGACACATCTGAGCTTAAAGATCCTGATGGTTAATTGAATTCATTTTAACCTTTCGATGGAGTTTTTTGGGGATCGCTGCTTGggagaattttttcaaattctttTTTGATAGGCGTTGGGGAATGGAGGTTGTAGTTTGGAAATTTTACTGTAGCGTCTCGGTGGTTGTCGAAGAGGAAAGATGCTCGGTGTCAAGGCGTAGGCAGATGGATTTTTCCTGTCTGCCTCGAAGATGAACGCGATGCTGCAGTAACAATGCCATCGGGATGAACGTCCTGACCCCGTGGCTACCCTCGGGCAACGACCTCCCCATCAAATTCGACGAATATTGTTCGCCTTTTTTATCTTCTTTGGATACTAGCCCTTCTGTAGACCTCAATCGTGTCGTCGTTCAATTCCATACGCTTTTTATCAGTCAGAGGCATGATAATTCATTTCAAACAAAAATGTGATGTTCCCTAGATCTCAAAATCTTCAGACACTTCATCGATCCTCCCTCATCAGGCCCTCTTctcaaaatacaaaaatttctgTCTCAAAATTTTGCAAGAAGGAAGATATCCAATAAAATCTACACTCAAGGCCTTCTGTTTATATTTTCAGGGATGATGGTCAGAGGTTGGACAGCCCGAACGGAGTTCGGCCGAGCGGAGCACGATTAAAAGTGAAGCCTCTTGACCACGTGGCCGGAGGTCATAGTGGCGTAGGCAGACGTTACTCTCTTCGTCCGGTTGGTGGCAAGGTGGAAGAGCGCCGCGGCGGCGGCGAGGCCTGCTTCGCTCGTCGAGCAGTATGGTAAGTGTGTTAACAACGTAAGCAGGGTGAACGCCCTCGATAGACCTAGACCCAAAAAGCGCTCGTTCCATGGGCACTGCCACTGGCACTGGGTTAAGGCGAAGTCATGTGACGTGGTGCAGGCACATAAGTCGTGCACCACGCATGCACCcgtgcacgcacgcacgcacaccgacagacgtccattactttcacgcgtgtgTGTTTAATTCTGCTCGTACGTACGCAAGGTTCGTCGGCCTGTGACCATCTCGCGAAATGCCGCGGATTGTTTCGGCCTGTCATGATTTCCGCCTTCCCCAGTGGGTCGACTTCTGTAGAACAGAATCCAGAAATAGAAAAAGTTTGGCATTCTTCAAATAGTTGTTTCGATCACTTTGCGGCGAAGCTGACCATGGATGTTCAGAATAAATCTTTCTGAATGAAGAATTTTGAGATTTCTTGTGTGAATTCATTCTCTTCGTATCTGGAATCTGAATAAActgtttttaaatttttcaCGAAGTCCTGACATATTTATTCTACAATCCTTGTCAATTGTTATTTTTCTCTTGGAAAGGAAATTAAATACTGTAGCATCTTCTGTTTTTTCTTTGTATACTAAAGAGTTACATTACtcattaatgataataatagtaaACTATAATTCTTGTTCACTGGATTACTGTCCTATTTAGCAGAATATTTATCATAGTACAAATATGACATTTTTGATGGGTTAGGTGTTCCATTATTTTGCAAATCTCCTTTCTGAGCATTGGTTTCTAATTCTAAGTCTAACTATTTGACAAGGATTGTTTTTTACCAACTCTTCAGACATCTTCTCATGCCCCAAAAATTCTGTCTGCACTCCTAATCATCGAAACTTCGACCCCAACAGAGGTCCCATCTCGATAAGTCACTCCTTCCTCGAAACTTCATGAATCATTAGCTCGGTCAGGCCCACGCTCGTCAAAACACTTTCTTCCCGATGATTCGGTGCCGTAACAGTATCAGGGATTTCGTCAGCAGACCTAGTCGCCGATAATCGATCGTCACGAGCTCGAAAGGGAAGGGCACAGTACGTCATCGCTTCTCGGGGAATTTCTGCATAAGGAAAACCCCTTTTCTAGGGAATCCCATTGAACTGAGGGAGCTAGCTGGCAGGCGGCAGCGAGAACGATACTTTCGGTTGCGTCTAGCGTCTGCTGGCCTCGCAAATTTGGAGCAGCCGACCACGGATCGGTGGTCTAAAGATTAAACGAGAATTTCCCTCGTTTTCTACGATTCCTGTTCCACATTTCGACGGAGCACGCTCGTTGACGTCACGATCCGCTCGACAGTCGGAAGAAAACACCAAGGCCTTTTTCTGTTAACGGTCGTTCACCCTTCCCTGTGCGAGGATCCGCGATAAACAAATTATAATCGACATGTGAAGCAGCGTACGGTACATCGACCGCGTGGCGGTCGTTGAGCGACAATCGACGACCGTTTTCAGGTCCAATGAGCCTGGGCTCCTTACCAAACTATCTTGAAACTAGAAATTTATCCTGCGCCGGGATGCAAATATCCTCGCCCTGTTCCGCTCTAAATTTCTGAAGCGGACGTGTCCACGTTGAGCTACGTTCGACAAgtatatctgtggctgtaaaGCAAAACGAACTGTGTTTGGTTTTGAAGAAATTATGAGGCCTTAATggagatctagaatatagaatttgtaGTTTCAGATAGAAGAAAGAATATTAAGAAATAAGTGTTCAAGAAGACACTACAAAACTTAAGACACTGATATCTCAAAAATAAAAGTACGTGACTTGGGCCTGGCAACGACAGCTATTACTTCTTcccaaaataattaaataaaatagagacaaaatatatataagtaattaaataaaatagagGTAAACTATATAAAACAATcagataaaacagatttaccCTTCCAAGCCCAACATTCTCTACACACAGTGACTCCCTGCTTAAGCCCAATGACCTAGAGTCACAAAACTGAACCAGACCTTATTTAAACTCCCACGAATATCAATATTTCTCGTATTGGCAATACCCACTTCCCACAGCTCCAGAAAAATTGTCCCTGAAAATGGTCAACTGACGAAGCGTGTCAGCCGTCGTTGCATCCCTTCCTTTACCCCCCGGAACAGAAATCGCTAGGGAAACCAAGGACGTTCCTCCTCGAAGGCTACCGCAAGGTTCAACGTTCGTGAAACGAGGCGGAGGTTCGTCGAAGGAAAGCTCGCGGGAAAAGCAGAAAATGGTAAAAATCGCGGCGACGCGGGGCCCCGTCGTAGGATCGGGGCCGCTCGCTACAGGATGATTATCCAGGCTCGCATAACTGGCGAGGAAAGGCATGGATGTATAGTACGTCCCGTCGGTCGGTGGATGGAAGTCCATCCTTGATGGAGGTTACTCCGGGCCATCGTCCCACATCTCCTTGGATGTGAACTTGTGTCTTCGTTCGACTTGCCGGTCGTCTCCCTTCGCTTCTCCTTCCTCGTCTCCTTCGTCCTTCTTCCTGCCACCTCTACCGTCTCCCACAGTCACCTCCTTCGCTCTCCTCCACCTCTCCACGCCAGTCCTTTCTCGCTGTGTCCACCATCTCCACTGCGAACCCATCCCCCACCCTCAGCTTTTGCTTTCCTCCTTCTTCGGGATTCTCATCCCCCTCCGGCGGGCCAGACTGCCAGTGGCGTGAGGTACGCGCGATTCGAATTCCGAGGGACGATGGAATCGTTACACCCGCTCGA
Proteins encoded in this window:
- the LOC143186660 gene encoding uncharacterized protein LOC143186660, which codes for MNVLTPWLPSGNDLPIKFDEYCSPFLSSLDTSPSVDLNRVVVQFHTLFINLKIFRHFIDPPSSGPLLKIQKFLDDGQRLDSPNGVRPSGARLKVKPLDHVAGGHSGVGRRYSLRPVGGKVEERRGGGEACFARRAVWGGGSAMISEDFVGAAVMVKVNARHPGTIRLFEGLETA